The Oncorhynchus masou masou isolate Uvic2021 chromosome 6, UVic_Omas_1.1, whole genome shotgun sequence genome has a window encoding:
- the sts gene encoding steryl-sulfatase — MKSPWIPCCLGLLLLFDVCYALNGDKRPNFVLMMVDDLGIGDLGCYGNTTLRTPNIDMLAQEGVRLTQHIAAAPLCTPSRAAFLTGRYPIRSGMAGLGRLGVYIISAASGGLPSEEVTFAKVAKQQGYETALIGKWHLGLHCERNDDFCHHPSAHGFDHFYGITLTNLRDCQPGHGSIFTNVQAHIPFKTLGVGVATVTLLHARGVVTVRRKLVLSAVALVGAAAAIFGTFVATFPYFNCFLMRNREVVEQPYVSENLTQRMTDEAVDFLERNSALPFLLFFSFIQVHTATFASPAFQGTSQHGIYGDAVHEVDWSVGQLMQTLDRLNLRENTLVYLTSDQGAHLEEISVRGEVHRGWNGIYKAGKSTNWEGGIRVPGLLRWTGMLPAGKDIDEPTSNMDIFPTVVKLAGGTALGDRVIDGHDLMPLLQGKVERSKHEFLFHYCNAYLNAVRWQPPNSYSIWKLFFFTPDFYPENGTACMHTHACFCTTSYVTYHDPPLLFDLSRDPSETTPLTPDTEPAFHSVLEKILAAVALHKESITPVQDQLAPGHVLWKPWLQPCCSSLSQLCRCERDGGRHGHRSTAAAEADSPQDQHIIA, encoded by the exons ATGAAGTCCCCATGGATCCCATGCTGTCTAGGTTTACTGTTGTTGTTTGATGTGTGCTATGCCTTGAATGGTGACAAAAGGCCGAATTTTGTCCTGATGATGGTCGATGACTTGGGGATTGGAGACTTGGGCTGCTATGGGAACACAACCTTGCG GACCCCCAACATCGACATGCTGGCTCAGGAGGGGGTGAGGCTGACGCAGCACATCGCTGCGGCCCCCCTCTGTACGCCCAGCAGGGCAGCCTTCCTGACGGGCCGATACCCGATACGATCCG GTATGGCTGGCCTTGGACGCTTAGGGGtttatatcatctctgctgcATCCGGCGGTCTTCCCAGTGAAGAAGTCACCTTTGCCAAGGTGGCCAAACAACAGGGCTACGAGACTGCTCTCATAG GAAAATGGCACCTTGGTCTTCACTGTGAGAGGAACGATGACTTCTGTCACCACCCCAGTGCTCACGGCTTCGACCACTTCTACGGTATAACCCTGACCAACCTACGTGACTGTCAGCCCGGCCACGGCTCCATCTTTACCAATGTCCAAGCACACATACCATTCAAG ACCCTGGGAGTGGGTGTGGCTACCGTGACCCTCCTGCATGCGAGGGGTGTGGTCACCGTGCGGAGGAAGTTGGTGCTGAGTGCGGTGGCGTTGGTGGGCGCGGCGGCGGCCATCTTTGGCACATTCGTCGCCACGTTCCCCTACTTCAACTGCTTTCTGATGAGGAACCGGGAAGTGGTGGAGCAGCCGTATGTCTCGGAGAACCTGACCCAGAGAATGACAGATGAAGCAGTGGACTTTTTAGAAAG GAACTCTGCACTACCCTTCCTGTTGTTCTTCTCCTTCATCCAAGTGCACACGGCCACGTTTGCATCGCCAGCCTTCCAGGGGACCAGTCAGCACGGTATCTATGGAGATGCTGTCCACGAAGTAGACTGGAGTGTAG GTCAGCTCATGCAGACTCTGGACCGGTTGAACCTGAGGGAGAACACACTGGTGTACCTGACCTCAGACCAGGGTGCACACCTTGAGGAGATCTCAGTCCGGGGGGAGGTGCACAGAGGCTGGAACGGGATATACAAAG CCGGGAAATCCACCAATTGGGAGGGGGGGATCCGAGTTCCAGGACTGCTCCGTTGGACTGGGATGTTACCTGCAGGGAAAGACATTGATGAGCCCACCAGCAACATGGATATCTTCCCTACTGTGGTGAAGCTAGCCGGAGGGACGGCACTGGGGGACAG AGTGATAGACGGTCATGACCTCATGCCCCTGCTGCAGGGGAAAGTTGAGAGATCAAAGCACGAGTTTCTCTTCCATTACTGTAACGCCTACCTCAACGCTGTCAGGTGGCAGCCTCCCAACA GTTATTCAATATGGAAGTTGTTCTTTTTCACTCCGGACTTCTACCCCGAGAACGGGACAGCCTGCATGCATACCCATGCCTGTTTCTGCACCACATCCTACGTGACCTACCACGACCCCCCTTTGCTCTTTGACCTCTCCCGCGACCCCTCGGAGACCACACCCCTGACCCCAGACACGGAACCTGCCTTCCACTCGGTCCTGGAGAAGATCCTGGCCGCGGTGGCTCTCCATAAGGAGTCCATCACCCCCGTTCAGGACCAGCTCGCCCCGGGACACGTCCTATGGAAGCCCTGGTTGCAGCCCTGCTGCTCCTCCCTGTCCCAGCTCTGCAGgtgtgagagagatggtgggagacACGGCCACCGGAGCACTGCGGCGGCAGAGGCAGACTCTCCACAGGACCAGCACATCATTGCTTAA